DNA from Candidatus Roizmanbacteria bacterium CG_4_9_14_0_2_um_filter_38_17:
TGGCGAGAAAAGGACCAAGACAATTAGTGGGATTGGTGTGTAAAGACTGTAATAGCCAGAATTATATTACCGAGCGTAATCGGGCAAATACAGAAGAAAAGCTAGATGGTATAAAGAAGTTTTGTGCTAAATGTAATAAGAATACAGAACACAAAG
Protein-coding regions in this window:
- the rpmG gene encoding 50S ribosomal protein L33, with product MARKGPRQLVGLVCKDCNSQNYITERNRANTEEKLDGIKKFCAKCNKNTEHK